A single genomic interval of Armigeres subalbatus isolate Guangzhou_Male chromosome 1, GZ_Asu_2, whole genome shotgun sequence harbors:
- the LOC134201877 gene encoding uncharacterized protein LOC134201877: protein MLSYGQEYDMTQSEENRPSKKRSKLQAMARELAAEKAKSAALTKKLKRSRRNNQVTAMNKQLTNDAGEDAGSTNCSSLGFESGNEFTSTRNVPRQDQEEPRINWHSMAEASQGQSRFLSSMNQLSVASVSVPECKPADDGDIHRQTYETWKDLLIDSLKLAGIEDEHTMFTVFKVKAGIKLLEIFRNTKTQQGDPDPESKPFSNAMNRLKTYFGSGSDIMLMRRKLALMAQKADETDLAYITRVGSMARLCGWDEDKEFEEIAATVAEHAREKEVRTTALKMLSKKGSFTDFVDKVREIESIRLNEEYVMRKRGRSDQASVASLSAPSNYQSQFQNRYRYGETSLPAANDSFRRRPQYLNYRYQNRSHPYQRQMQQFRGGWKAPPGGQFAGNKIGSSSGKCWRCESVFHSPNECTAKEKVCNYCGQIGHIRRACQARFTKTDQSAQRPKKADEQSPERIAILEKIEDEPTANEGKVSDIIEN from the exons ATGCTATCGTACGGTCAGGAATACGACATGACGCAGTCGGAGG AAAATCGGCCGTCAAAAAAAAGAAGCAAGTTACAAGCAATGGCTCGAGAATTGGCGGCAGAGAAGGCAAAGTCGGCGGCACTTACGAAGAAGCTGAAGAGGAGTAGAAgaaacaatcaagtaacagcAATGAACAAGCAATTGACAAATGATGCTGGCGAGGATGCAGGATCCACAAATTGCTCTTCTTTGGGATTCGAGAGCGGAAATGAGTTTACTAGTACACGAAACGTACCAAGACAAGACCAGGAAGAACCTCGAATCAACTGGCATAGTATGGCGGAAGCTAGTCAGGGCCAGTCTAGGTTCTTGTCTTCAATGAACCAATTATCGGTTGCTTCAGTCAGTGTACCAGAGTGTAAACCTGCAGACGATGGGGACATTCACAGGCAAACCTATGAAACTTGGAAAGACCTCCTGATAGATTCGTTGAAACTTGCGGGTATCGAAGACGAGCATACGATGTTTACCGTCTTCAAAGTCAAGGCTGGTATAAAACTGTTGGAAATATTTCGTAATACAAAAACGCAGCAAGGTGATCCGGATCCTGAATCTAAGCCTTTTTCCAATGCTATGAACAGACTCAAAACATATTTCGGTTCTGGATCCGATATTATGCTTATGCGAAGGAAGCTAGCACTGATGGCGCAGAAAGCCGATGAGACAGATCTGGCCTATATAACCAGAGTTGGATCTATGGCACGGTTGTGTGGTTGGGATGAAGATAAGGAATTCGAGGAAATTGCAGCTACTGTGGCTGAACATGCTCGCGAAAAAGAAGTGCGTACGACTGCCTTAAAGATGCTAAGCAAGAAAGGCTCCTTCACCGATTTCGTGGATAAAGTAAGGGAAATTGAGTCCATAAGATTGAATGAAGAATACGTAATGCGGAAAAGAGGGCGATCGGACCAAGCCTCAGTGGCGTCACTTAGTGCTCCGTCAAATTATCAATCGCAATTCCAAAACCGTTATCGATATGGTGAAACTTCTCTACCGGCGGCAAATGATTCTTTCCGGCGTCGTCCACAATACCTCAACTATCGTTATCAGAACCGTAGCCATCCCTATCAACGGCAAATGCAGCAATTCCGAGGCGGCTGGAAGGCACCCCCCGGCGGTCAGTTCGCTGGCAATAAAATAGGTAGTTCATCAGGAAAGTGCTGGCGCTGTGAAAGTGTTTTCCACTCTCCAAATGAGTGCACCGCCAAGGAAAAAGTGTGTAACTACTGCGGCCAAATCGGACATATCCGACGAGCTTGTCAAGCTCGTTTCACGAAAACAGATCAGTCTGCACAGCGACCGAAGAAAGCTGATGAACAATCTCCCGAGCGAATCGCAATCCTTGAGAAAATCGAAGACGAGCCTACGGCGAATGAAGGAAAAGTGAGTGATATTATTGAAAACTAA